ACGAGACTATTTTAGGGACGATTTGCGCGAGTGCCGATCACGCGAACAGTTCGACGGGTTGATCGAGGACCTGGAACTGTTCCGCGATGAACTGGGCGTAGACGTCAGTCACTTGATCGAGAGTGTCGAACAGGCAAAAAGCGAGTATGAGGAACACGAAGACGCCTACGTGGACCACATGCAGGACGAGTGGAAGGAGCGCTACGGCATCGAGCGGGACGCGGATCGCAACATTGCCGAGATGTTTGGGTCACTGAAGGCCGATCGCGGCTGACGCAAGCGTGAATACAGGCGAGCTAATCACCGCACAAATCCCCGCCAAAAGCATGATGACGATGTTGTCGAGCTATTGTCGGACAACTGGGATGGCTATGGAGCCAGGGACCCGATTCCTTGAGAGTCAACGCCAAAAAATCATTCGTTTGCATCTTGTGCGGCGCTCGCTCAACCCCACCTCCCCTGCGACACCGAAAGAGCCGAAGCGTGTAGGGGACACCGGGTGGCTATCTAAACTCCCAAAAATCCCTAAGCTCGCTGGCTCAACGCGCGATGTCGGCTAAGTTAGGACCCCGCGCACGAGAACAGGAGGCCCAAATGGGTATCTTCCTCGTCCTCGAAGCCAGCCAGCCTAACGGTAGGGTCTACCGTCTCGGCCTGGGGTGCCTCGTGCCCCCGCAAGTGGCTTCGATGGTGGCGGTTATCGTGCGGCTGTTCTGAACGGGATCGGCCACTCCGAGAGGGTGGCCTTTCTCTTTTAGACATGGACGCTGAGCACCGTCGGCCGCAAATAACGGGACGCTAATACCGTGGTGAATCGGTCGCGTCCTCAGGCCTGCTGTCTTTAAATGTCACCTCAACGGGGTACGCCCTCGCCGCGAGATTGGCCAACCGTTTGAGAGTTGTGCGCGCGCTCGTTGCCACAATTCGTTCGGATCCTTCGAGAGAAGCGAGTTCCGATTGCAATACTTAGTTGTCCAGTAATCCGAAAACGTCATTCGCTTTTGACATCTCGCGATGAGTCTCGTACAGGAAGACGCCTAGCGCGATCGCCGTGTTGACGCTGAGCCGGGCAACAGACGAGAGTGGTCGCGCCGCCGAGGGGTGATGGCCGTGCCCGGATCCGAGCTGTCCCCTCAACTCTGCAATTCCTTGCGTGATTGTCGAAAGCGAACTGAGTACCTGGCGCAACGTATCGCCGGTCTTTCCTTGGCCTGAAAGGTTCAGCGCGTCGCGAGTGGCCTTCACCAGTTGAGGCAGGCTGTCGCCGGCACGCACCGTTAAGCCGCGAGAAGACAAAATGCCTTTGCAGATTGATTCGACGAACTCCTTGGCCGATCCGATGGCCAAGGCGGGGTCCGCCTCAACCGCCGCTTCTATTCTGGTTATCAAGGCTGCAACGTGGTCGGAAGCGAGCTCGTCGGCGATCTCCCGGGCCGCAGCAATCTGCAATACGCCGGCCGCTATCGGCCGCGCCGCGTATATGGCCTTGCCCGAGATATAGGTGTGAGCTGCCACTTCGTAGCCATCCGCGCCCAAGTGGCGATTAAACACCTGTCGAAGAGCCTCAATCTCCCTCTCGTCCTGGCGAACCAGTGGATGGATCATTTCGCAAAGGAACGAAAGGAACTTTTCGTCAGGACAATGCAGTAGCTTTAAGCGGTTATCGTCATAGACCCAGTCATCGTCCCAATCGCGAAAATTTTCGCGATGCATCCAGATGTCGCCCGCCATTGTCTTTTGGCGGTGATCATGGGAGGGGAGCGTGCTCAGATCGAATACGCGGCCCAAAAAGTCGGATTCGCCCAGACGTCCGGCCCAAGCTGTACCACGCAATCTCAATTCATCGAAAAGGTTGCGGCGCGTGATCTCGGATATGGCGATCTTCGGCATGGATCCAAAAACTAAGTAGGGACCGGCAAGCGGTCTGCGGCTCCAACAATGGCGTAGCCGATAATGGCTCGCAACGGCTTCTATCGCTGCCGCGCGAGACTTGTGCCAATTTCGTCGAAACGCTCTAGCCACCCATCTTGGTCCAGGACGACGGATGCCGCCGAGAGGGCGAACTCCGCGGCCAGCGCCTCGGGACCGCGTCCCTGAGTACTCATGCATCGCGAGCTGACGCACGACAAACCCTGGCGAGGACGGAGCTGGCGAAACATCCGATCACTCCGCGCGAACTTCGATGATTGCAGGTGCTATTTAATCCCGGGCATGCGTCGAGCGAGGGCCATCGATTCGACAGCGGGGTCGGCCTCGAGGCGCTGCATGTCGCCAAATGTGACGTCGGCCGAAAAGATACGAGATGTTATCTGCGCCCGCGGCTTGATGAACGATGGACGCTTGGCTCCCTTGCGGAGCTTGACGAGCACCTGCACGATCTCGTTCGCGCTCCGGGTCCGAGAGGACAAGGAGCCCGGTACCGATTCCAATTTATGGAGCGACTTGAAATCGATGGGCATGGCGATCCGCCTCGTGCTCACTTAGTTTAGAACTATCCGAGAACGGTTCAAGAAACGTTAAGGGGTAGCGGCGCTGCGTCGCATCAAAAATCGGTGCGCGTTGCATCCTTACTACAGTTTGATGCTGCGACCGCATGCCCGGCCATACCCGTAGGTCGGATGCCATCCTTCACTAGCCTTTAAATTGGGCGGCGAGACCAAAGCTTCGGCGATGAGTTTCTCTCGAAGGTCTTCGATGGAAATATCCTTTCGCTGCCGTCTGGCTTCGGCAAACAGCAGAGCAACGAGGCCCGTTACTGCCGGTGCGGCCATGCTCGTTCCTGACTTCTTCACAACGCCGTCCCTCGTACCGGACATGGCGGCCAATACGAACTGGCCGGGGGCCGACAGCTCCGGCTTCTCTCTCCCGTCTCTGGTGGGACCTGCGCTTGATGTGGACGCATTGGGAAAGTGTTTCTTGTGACCATCGTAGCTGCCGACGACCAAGGTATCGTGACCGGTCGAAATCGACCCCAGCGTATGCGTGGCAACCGCGTCCACGAAGCTGCCCTGCTTCCGGTCATCGCGTTCGATCCAGGCGTGGTACTCGAGATCCTCATTCACATCGTCCAGGATCCTCAATTCGACTTTGAAGTTCTCTTCCGACAATCCTTCGGCGATCCAGATCCCGATCATGTTGTCGCCGTTGTTGGGATCGTTGAGACGACTGCTGATGAAAGCGGCCATTTGACTATCGCTGCCCATGGCCAAGTAGTCGTTCGGCGCCACGGGATCGAACTTCGTGCCATCGGGCGCGACGAGCCTGACTTCCAGGCGGCGGGATCCCGGATACCACAATTCGAACTCGCCGCCACCGGCGGCTTGCTGCCGCCATTCAATGACGCGCGTTTCTCCCTTACGGATGATGCCTTGGGTATGAATGTCGTCTGCCTGAGCATTTCCGGCGGCGATCACGATCGCTCTGTTGGGCGCTTCCCTGACGATCGCGTCGAGCGCTTGCTCGACCAACGTGCTCCCGTCGTGTGGTCCGCCGTTGGTACCGAGGCTGATGTTGCAGACGCAAGGACGATTACCTGCCGTGTCGAAGATGAACCTAACGGCTTCGAGGAGTTGGACCGAATCTCCAAAGCTGCTGTCGATGGTCGCATGACCATGCCATGCGATGTCGGTCACCGCTGCTTCGACGAACACGATGTCCGCATTCGGCGCCACGCCCGGAACGCGCGTGCCGTTCCCATTTCCCACTGCAATATCCATGACGTGCGTGCCATGCGTACCGCCTCGGTCGCTCCGTGGTCCGTAGCCGAGAGCCAAGTACGGATTGGCCTCCAAGAGAGCGTTGTCGATCTCAGCGCGCGAATAGACGCTGCCGTATTTGACCGAACTGCCTGGCCGCGTCTTTCCGCTCTGGTGCCAGATCGACAAGAGGCGCGTTCTGCCGTTCTTGAGTCGGAAGTTCCGATGCGCGAAATCACACCCGAAGTCGACGATGCCGACGACGACGCCGGCGCCGCCGTCGGGAGCGCTAGTTTTCGGAAGTGCGCTCGGCGCCACCTCCATAGCCGTCGTCGTTGCCGCCAAACTAGGTTGAACCGTCTGCGAAGCCGTCAGAGCGACGACACCTTCGCCGCGGCCGACGGCCTCGACGCGTTTGATCGGAACGCGGCCGGTGACGATCCACGATTTGCCGTCGCGGGCGGTGCCAAGGACGACGCCGGGATCGACGTCGGCCATCTCTTCCCAAGCCTCGACCGAATTCACGCGCGCGATCACGGCCACCTCGTCGCCTGCGGTAGACGCGAGCTCCGGGCCGGTCTTGCCCATACGGAAGTTCGCGACGGCGAGTTGCAGGCGAGGATCCAGGCCGCGCTCGAGTCCGAGCGGCAGCCGTTTCAGATCGCTGGCCGGGCGGACAGGAATTGGCGATAGACGCGTTTCGAGCAGATCCGGAGACACGGCGGCATTCGGCAGGAATGTCGTCGTCACATTTGGAAACAGGGAAAATCCCAGCCCGTCCGGCTGCAGTTCGAACCCGGGTGGAGGGCTGAAGCCGAACGGCAGGGGACGAGCTGCCTCGACGGTGGCAACAGTCCTTTTCGGAGAAGTCTTCTTCCTCGCTCGGGAGCGAGAAGGCCCGCGCCCACGTTTAGCAGACGTCTTTTTCGCCATTTACGACCCCTCACAAGGTGCTGCGCCTAGATCAAGCATACACGGACGATTTCTCTCTCGCTCGGTCGCCTGCAACTGCGGAAGTGCCTAGGAGATCACCTCAGTCCCCCAACCATTGCCTTCTCGTAGATAGCTGAATGCGAGGCGAGATCGCAGCTGTCCAGTTCGAGAGTGTCGTCACCCACCAGCGACAGGACGCTTCCGGGCAGTCTGACGGCAAGAACCTTGCCGCCGCCCCCGGCAACGCCTTCTCTCGCGCTTACCAGCACCTCGCCCAGCTTGGAACCGTTGCCCGTGTAAAGAGGCGGAAGACTGAATTCGACCATCCAGAAGGATCCGTCGAGCGAATCCAACTTCGACAGCGCCAAGGCGTCCATTCGTGTTCGGTCATGCGCCTTGGCGCACTTCAAGTGCCCGATGTAATCGGTTTTCGTCATCAAGACGGACCTGAGAATCGGGACGTCGCGCTGCTCGGCCAGATACCGAATCCAGTAGTTCGTGCTGTCCTCGCGGAGAAGCGGAAGCAGATGACGAAGCACGCCCACCGCGATCAGCTCCGCGTGGTTGCTGCTGATCGCAGACTCCGGCAGCAAACCAATGATGCAGTTCAGCTTCATCACAGGATTACGCATGAACGAACGCGCGCTGAGCGAAAGATAAGGACCGAGGTTGTCGTCGTGGATGATGAAATTGTCGATCCAGGAACTGCTCGCTAGATATTTCGACGATCGGGGGCCGGAGTACGTCTGTACAGCCTGTGCATGCCACTGATTGGCATTCCGCGAGTGCCCGAACGCTGTGACGACGTGACCCATTATGGGCCGTCCCTTCTCCTGCTTCGTGGTGAAGCCGAGGAGGGCCATGTATCCGGAATCTATCAGCGCGGCCAGCTCGGACAGGTATTCGTCGGGTTTGAGCTTCGTCCTGACCGCAGCCTTCAGTCCACACGCGTCGATGACCTCGGCAATCTGACCGGAGTCCAGCGAGCTGACCCGCTCTCTGATGCCGAGAAGCCGATTTATTTTGTTGCTGCTGATCTTGCCCATGGAGTGCTGCGACGAGCCGATCGCCATGCGCAGGCACGAATGGGCACACACATGCAATGTGTCGTTCTGCTGGCAGTACAACACGCCCTGGACACCGAACGTGCGGTCGAGGACCGTACAGCTGAACTCCTGCACGGGCAGCACGAGGGTCCTGGGGAAATCGAGGGGGCGGCCGAGCGTCCTACCGGGAGGAGGCAGAATGGCCTCGTAGACGTATGAGTGCGTGAAGCTCGAATAGCCCTTGACCCGATAGTTGATAAGAACCGCATGCGCCAGCAGCCGAGGAGCGCTGGCATCGTCGAGCTTTTTGACGCCCTGCGCGACCTTGAAGAAGGAGAGCGCGATGGCCTGAGCGTCGCCTCCGCCGTTGTACCGCGCGTCCAAGGCCGTGATCTCTTCGACCACGTCGGGTCGGGACAACACAGATTCAGCGACGAGCAGGTTGGCACCCTGCTGTCGCATTAGTGTGCAGATCCGATGTATCGGTGCGCGGTTAGTAGTTGCAGTAAAAAACTGCTCGATGACGTCAGAGAAAAACGAGAACGGAGCGGAGCACAGCCACTGATCCGGCAACTCGGCCGCCTCGACCGGCGCCGCGCTCCACCTTGCCATGAACTAGAGGGCAGGCGTGTTGCGCGGTCCGCCCAGCGGGATGCTGAGATCCGGATTTTCTTCGGACGTGCGGATACGGCTCAGGTACTGCCTCTGGTCCTGAGTAAGGGGTGGAATCCTGAATGTCGGGGCCGACGTCTGCTGCGTCTGAGCAGGCGACTCCTCTCGCTTTGTGGCGTTATTCTCGGCCATGGGTAAGCGATCCTTGATAGCGCGGCCGACGACGGCTGAACTAGGTGGGTCCGCGACGCATTACCACGCTCGGAACCATTTCTCAACGCCAGATTGCCGAATCGGATCCGCTGGGAGCTCATTTGGGGTCGATCTAGCTCGGAATTCCTTAGGGAACCCCGAATCTATGCCTGATTCGTGCAATTCGGGAGGCCATTCGGCCCGAAATACAGGAAAAATCGACCCTTTGGGCGCCAGCGCCCCCCAACGGCCGCTACTTGGGGCTGTAGGCCGACCGGAGGTCGCCCACGATCCCCCTTTCCCAATTCAAATACCCGGTAGGCTGAGCCCAGAGCTCGGTCCAGGCGTCGTTCAACACCCGCCGAATTCTTCCTGACATCGACGGGGCCGCAAAGTCGCACCCGATCGCCGCGGTGGCTTCGATCGCGCTCGCGACACAGGACTTTAGGAGCGCGGGAGGGTAGCAGCGGCGGAATTCGGGCGGTGCGGACGGTTCGGACACCTGAACGAGCTCGGCCCACCTATCGGCGACCGTGCGGGCGTCGGCGGCGAAACCGAGCCGATCGAGCGTGGCAACGATGATCTGCATCCTGGCGTCGTCCGCCGGGTGTGATGCGCTGCCCGTTTGAGGGAAGGAAAAGGCGAGCGCGCCCCGTTTGGAGTGCAGATGAAGATGCGACCAGGCGAAAGCCGGCCCCACCGTGCATGTGGCGAATACGTCGCAGAAGAATTCGACGCCCCAGGGCCCGGCCCAGGCCAGTTCTGCCCGATTCAAGAGGGTCGCGAGCCGCTCCGGGGATCGTCCGCGTCTGACCGTCGCAATCTCGCTCTCGAAGTGAAGACTGGTGTCCTCGATCATATCGAACCATGCCTTCCTGAAGGGTTCGATCCGCGGGTCGTTGCGATTGTCAGGGGCTAGGAGCGGATGGGCAAGTTCGTGGTAGATGTCCGGCAGATGGAGCAGGAAATGACCTTCCGTCAACGGTACCATCATGAGTTTGTACCCGGGATAGATCCCGAAATATCGCTGCGAGGTGGCGGAAACGACCGGAGAAAGCAAAGGATACTTCACCTCTCTGCAGATTTCGGTCACCAGATGCGTGAGGATTAGATCGTCGTCCGACGCGCGGTTCAGCGCGGTCAGCGCGGTAGACTCGATGAGATCGAGTTCCTCGACCATCCGCCGAAACTGCCGTTGCCTCACCGCCTCGGGGAGTGGTCTTGCGGACGGGTTGGAGAATTCCAGAAATCCTTCGATCGCTCTGTTGAGCCGATCCTGCGTGATGGTGACGAGTCCACCATAATGGGGCGAAAGATCGCGAGGGATCTTACCCAGCAACACGCGACCGCGGGCGGCTAGTTGGTTCGCCGAAACGGCAAAGTAGTCGTCAAGCGCCGACACCGCGAAGTCTCTCGAATGCCGCCGACCGACTGCGATCCAGAATCCGGGCGAGCGTCTCGAGCCGATCGACGAGACCGGCCGGAGCGGTTTCTTGATCCAAGGCGTCCGGAAGGGTCGACCACCCCCGGGCCGCGTCCTCGGAGCCGGGCAGGACGTAGCGCAAGAGCAGGGCGGTCGAGCCCGATGTCGTCAACTCGCGCAACGTCTTCGAAAGCTCGGACCGCGAACGCGAAGTCCGGCGCGCGTCCATGCTCAAGTCGGCGATCACGGCGTCGACGAGTTCGGACAACAACCGGATCTCGCCGTAAAGCGTGCCCTGCAGTCCAGCGTTGCTCATGCGCTTTCCCTCTCGGAGCCTTCCCCAAATCTCAGCAGATCTTCGTCATAGTCGGTGGCATCTTCGCCCAACACGCGGTCGGTCAACTTGATCGTTATTGGCAGGCGGAGGCAATCCTCGGGCCGGCTCCAGGTCAGATTCGAAAGCCGGAATATATCCTCCATGCACTGCACCAAGCTCAGCGGGCCCTCGACATGTCTGACATGCAGTGGCCTGGACGTGCCCGGCCGACGGAAGGGCATCCCCGTCGTTGCGAGATAGCCGTCCTGTCCGCTGACGTAGTGAAGGCCTATAGGCGGATTCCCGACGATTTCCCTGCCATCCCGGCGCTGCACGTCGAAGAACCGGAGAGGCGAGGGGCTTGTCTTGTGTATTTCGACCACCGTCAGCGTCGCGTCGTCGCGCAGCACCCCCTCCAGACGTAAGGCGTCACAGGCTGCCCTTGCCCCGAGCCGCTCCTCTGGAAAACTCCGACCGTCGCGGTGGATCACGATGCGCCCGAGCGATCGACTCTATCTTCGAATTCAGCCCTAAGCAGACTTTCGAGCTGCGAGCGGATTTGCGATGCCAGCAGCTTTTCCGATTGGCGAGACGGCTCGGACCGGAACCGGATCGAGCCGCCGGCGTTCGACACGACAGTATAGCCGGCCGTGTTCTGCTTCACGTCGATTCCCACGATCAGATCAGCGTGGAGCGGCTCGGCGAGCACGAAGGGCCACTTTTCGTTGGCAAGCAAAACCTTGGACAAGGCGACGTTGCGGACATAGCTGTTGAACAAGCTCGTCTTGTCCGCTCTGACGCGATAGGCCGGGTTTCCTTGGGAATCGACGTATTGCTCGTAGCACTCGCGGCCCTTCGAGGAATGCAGCACCGTTGCCCGGACATCCAGCCGCTTGGGAAGTTCGCGGAGGACCGCGGCCTCCAGTTGGTCGTGCGCCCGTCTACCTCCCCGCTCGATTTCATGGATCATGACCGCGGCGAAACCGGGAAGGAGGCAGGACGCCTGCGCCGCCGCGAGGATCGCGCGCGCCTGATCCACGAAGGTGTGTCCGACGCCGACGTCGTTGTAGGGGACGACAACAGGTTCGAACCCTCCATGCGGATATAGCGCGGACACCTCCTGCTTGAGCTGGGCCACGAACGGCTCTCCCCAACTGTCGACCACGGTCTGGGGCAGGATCAGGTACTGACGGTCCAATTGCGATCGGACGTAGAACCCGGCCTTGCGATCAAGGAGCATTTCTCGTCGGCTCTTGCCGAACTCGGCTGCGGACACGTTCTTGGCGTTCCCGCGTCCGTTGAGCGAAAGAACCTTGCTACCGCCGAAGTTCAGGTCCGGAACCGCGAAGGTCTTGCGTTCGATCTCGAGCGGTCGAGCCTCCAGCCTTAGGGCGGCCCCGCCGATCCTAACCTCGCCGATGTATTTCCGACAAAGCTCGGTGATCCGGGCGCGACGTACGCCGGGCGCCAGGATGGCGTCGGCATGCGACTTGCGGACCTCGCGCGACTCGGTGTCGTAGGTGAGGTGACAGAGCGCCGCCGGCGCCGAGCGCTCCTCTCCTCGCGTATTCAGATAGACCACGACCTGGCCGGCGGGATCCAGGCGGGCCAACTCGGGAGAGATCGGTTTACGCGACCGCGTTTCGATGAATTCGGCCAGGCCAACCTGGCGTCCGTCCGGCATAGGCACCACGACTTCGCCGACGTTGAAATCGGAGATGGCGAGAAGCCGGATGTCGAACCATTCATGACCCATTCGGTAGACCGCGTGTCTCCCCTTGATGCGCCTGAAGTCATTTCGCGTCATATTTCGCTGTAGCGGCCTGCGATCGACGTAGCAGCTACGCGAGTCGACGCAGAGTCCAATACCTCCGTCCGCCATGATGAACGCACGAACGCTAAAACCCTCGTGGCGTCCGATCGGGCCTTCACCAGGAAGGGTAGCCTTCTCGAAAAAGGCGGCACCCGCTCCCGGTCGCCACAAGGCCTGCCGAGACCGGAGCGGCGCCTGGACCATAAAGTCGATAAATCTCGTGCAGAGCAAATCCGTCGCGGGACTGCGCGCCGTGTAGTCGAGGACACGGGTGCCAGGCATCGCGTCAAAACGGACGTTCGCACGTGTGACGATCATCGAAGTCGGGAGCTCTTCGGCACCCTCGGGCACCCCCAGAAACATGCCGTCGTCTTCCTCGAACATCTCCACAGGCTGCTTCAGAAGACGGCTGAGGCGGCCGACGATCTGGTGCCGGTTCCTGTAGAATTCGGCGGACTCTGGATTGAGACCCCGGATCCTGTAAGTCTGATAGGTTGTCGACAATTCCTCCAGATTGGCGATCCGGAAGATGTTGGTCTCGCTGCTCATGCCTGCCGCTCCCAACAAATCCTCTTGAATACGCAGTTTTCGCAGACCGTCTCGAACGGAGACGCCGGAAAATCTTCCACCGCGAGTTCGTGTCCCTTTCGGCCGTCGAGCGCGGCGAGCATCGCCGTCGCGCTCTCCGCGATGTAGTCGTCGGCGCTCGCGCGGTCTTCATCGTCGAGCTCGTGACGTCGCATCCGATCCAGCAGGAGCTGAACCTCGACCAACCGGATCTCGTCGGGAGCGCGGGCCGAAGGGGCCTCCGGAAAATCCTTGTGCGGCTTGCAGCGCCTGAGCGCTGAAGAATAGATGGCGAGTTGAAGCCAGGCGTCACTCGTGCCAACCGCGTGCGTCTTCCAGTCCACGATGGCGGGAGGCTCGTCTTCGTAGAAGGCGACCAGGTCCGGTACCACGACGACCGTGACGCCGTAGTCGGCGTACTGCAACGTGCGTTGCGGCATCAGTATCTTGGCGGCCGACAGACGCTCGAGGAAGTTGCGGCGCCGGAGCAGATTCCGGAGTGCTTCCGATATTTCGGTCCATGCGCGGTCGATCTCGTCCATCGTCGGGCCGTCGCCGTATTCGACGCTTGCGAGAGCGGCATACGAGCGGCCCCATGACGAGACGGGCATATCGGGTTCGCGCAACGGATGTTTGCGGGCCGTATCGAGCTGCATGTCGAAGATGCGACGCGCCTCCGAGAGCACGCCTCCGGTCTCCGGCATCTTGCGGGCCTTCAATGTCCCAACCACGGTTCTGGAAATGATGTCGTCGACGACTGACCCGCGCCAGCCGGCCACCGTCTGCAACTTCCCGAGATTGAATGCGTCGCGTCG
This genomic interval from Bradyrhizobium sp. CB82 contains the following:
- a CDS encoding PD-(D/E)XK nuclease family protein, producing MKWSLSAAKTFRKCQREWYFRHCLASPTANDPARRDAFNLGKLQTVAGWRGSVVDDIISRTVVGTLKARKMPETGGVLSEARRIFDMQLDTARKHPLREPDMPVSSWGRSYAALASVEYGDGPTMDEIDRAWTEISEALRNLLRRRNFLERLSAAKILMPQRTLQYADYGVTVVVVPDLVAFYEDEPPAIVDWKTHAVGTSDAWLQLAIYSSALRRCKPHKDFPEAPSARAPDEIRLVEVQLLLDRMRRHELDDEDRASADDYIAESATAMLAALDGRKGHELAVEDFPASPFETVCENCVFKRICWERQA
- a CDS encoding abortive infection family protein, coding for MPKIAISEITRRNLFDELRLRGTAWAGRLGESDFLGRVFDLSTLPSHDHRQKTMAGDIWMHRENFRDWDDDWVYDDNRLKLLHCPDEKFLSFLCEMIHPLVRQDEREIEALRQVFNRHLGADGYEVAAHTYISGKAIYAARPIAAGVLQIAAAREIADELASDHVAALITRIEAAVEADPALAIGSAKEFVESICKGILSSRGLTVRAGDSLPQLVKATRDALNLSGQGKTGDTLRQVLSSLSTITQGIAELRGQLGSGHGHHPSAARPLSSVARLSVNTAIALGVFLYETHREMSKANDVFGLLDN
- a CDS encoding S8 family serine peptidase produces the protein MAKKTSAKRGRGPSRSRARKKTSPKRTVATVEAARPLPFGFSPPPGFELQPDGLGFSLFPNVTTTFLPNAAVSPDLLETRLSPIPVRPASDLKRLPLGLERGLDPRLQLAVANFRMGKTGPELASTAGDEVAVIARVNSVEAWEEMADVDPGVVLGTARDGKSWIVTGRVPIKRVEAVGRGEGVVALTASQTVQPSLAATTTAMEVAPSALPKTSAPDGGAGVVVGIVDFGCDFAHRNFRLKNGRTRLLSIWHQSGKTRPGSSVKYGSVYSRAEIDNALLEANPYLALGYGPRSDRGGTHGTHVMDIAVGNGNGTRVPGVAPNADIVFVEAAVTDIAWHGHATIDSSFGDSVQLLEAVRFIFDTAGNRPCVCNISLGTNGGPHDGSTLVEQALDAIVREAPNRAIVIAAGNAQADDIHTQGIIRKGETRVIEWRQQAAGGGEFELWYPGSRRLEVRLVAPDGTKFDPVAPNDYLAMGSDSQMAAFISSRLNDPNNGDNMIGIWIAEGLSEENFKVELRILDDVNEDLEYHAWIERDDRKQGSFVDAVATHTLGSISTGHDTLVVGSYDGHKKHFPNASTSSAGPTRDGREKPELSAPGQFVLAAMSGTRDGVVKKSGTSMAAPAVTGLVALLFAEARRQRKDISIEDLREKLIAEALVSPPNLKASEGWHPTYGYGRACGRSIKL